In Labilithrix sp., a genomic segment contains:
- a CDS encoding SUMF1/EgtB/PvdO family nonheme iron enzyme, with translation MQMLLGRRGWAVAWFGGAAVVLACSPTQPPHDNVPDTKAPAVDAAAGGSSTDAAIEAAARAILDAGPADTGAPIVYSDPMTSHKESTEEMLSLFEIRKFTEQEEKTIQAQAFLKRMFQPKGPQFANQGNKAIAQHSISKEKCLEGLAGITLQTPEQKEKCGAENMVPVWIKGKEAWYCVDIFEFPNKACELPMVWTQPPLAKKVCELQGKRLCSDIEWNIACRGDPEGGEDWKYAYGNKLDIEICHTNLRHRQPCVVQDAQTTWKTCTTDTEPSGAYPKCRSRFGVFDQHGNVAEVMMRRDKATNKVVTQLKGSAWFYNELAREPGEPVPATTTNKTGAYPDHCNFDPRWHVEPLESAGHVNYHLGFRCCKDIAYLNPPPAK, from the coding sequence GTGCAGATGCTCCTCGGGAGGCGTGGCTGGGCGGTGGCGTGGTTCGGCGGTGCAGCGGTCGTGCTTGCGTGCAGCCCCACGCAGCCGCCGCACGACAACGTCCCCGACACGAAGGCGCCCGCGGTCGACGCGGCCGCCGGCGGGAGCTCGACCGACGCCGCGATCGAGGCCGCCGCCCGCGCGATCCTCGACGCAGGGCCGGCCGACACGGGCGCGCCGATCGTCTACTCCGACCCGATGACGAGCCACAAGGAGTCGACGGAGGAGATGCTCTCGCTCTTCGAGATCCGGAAGTTCACGGAGCAGGAGGAGAAGACGATCCAGGCGCAGGCGTTCTTGAAGCGCATGTTCCAGCCGAAGGGCCCGCAGTTCGCGAACCAGGGCAACAAGGCGATCGCCCAGCACTCCATCTCGAAGGAGAAGTGCCTCGAGGGCCTCGCCGGCATCACGCTCCAGACGCCCGAGCAGAAGGAGAAGTGTGGGGCCGAGAACATGGTCCCGGTCTGGATCAAGGGCAAGGAGGCCTGGTACTGCGTCGACATCTTCGAGTTCCCGAACAAGGCGTGCGAGCTCCCGATGGTGTGGACGCAGCCGCCGCTCGCGAAGAAGGTGTGCGAGCTCCAGGGCAAGCGCCTCTGCTCCGACATCGAGTGGAACATCGCCTGCCGCGGCGACCCGGAGGGCGGCGAAGACTGGAAGTACGCTTACGGCAACAAGCTCGACATCGAGATCTGCCACACCAACCTGCGCCACCGGCAGCCGTGCGTCGTCCAGGACGCGCAGACGACGTGGAAGACCTGCACGACGGACACCGAGCCGAGCGGCGCCTACCCGAAATGCCGATCACGCTTCGGCGTGTTCGATCAGCACGGCAACGTCGCCGAGGTCATGATGCGCCGCGACAAGGCGACGAACAAGGTCGTCACCCAGCTAAAAGGCTCGGCGTGGTTCTACAACGAGCTCGCGCGCGAGCCAGGCGAGCCGGTCCCCGCGACGACGACGAACAAGACAGGCGCCTATCCCGATCACTGCAATTTCGACCCACGCTGGCACGTCGAGCCGCTCGAGAGCGCCGGCCACGTGAATTACCACTTGGGATTCCGCTGCTGCAAGGACATCGCGTACCTGAACCCGCCGCCGGCGAAGTAG
- a CDS encoding phage holin family protein, with protein sequence MDKRVNKMVVPPPERLAIEEASTVDLVKEALDEAKELVRLEVELAKTEIDEEIARAKKAAVGFALAGAFGVLALCMLAVALVLALGGTPLTAIAVAGGFLLVAGLGVALGYSVFPKKPLAHTRARLESDLEQLKEHLA encoded by the coding sequence ATGGATAAGCGCGTGAACAAGATGGTGGTGCCGCCGCCGGAGCGGCTCGCGATCGAGGAGGCCTCGACCGTCGACCTCGTCAAGGAGGCCCTCGACGAGGCGAAGGAGCTGGTCCGCCTCGAGGTCGAGCTCGCGAAGACCGAGATCGACGAAGAGATCGCGCGGGCGAAGAAGGCGGCGGTGGGCTTCGCGCTCGCGGGCGCCTTCGGCGTCCTCGCGCTCTGCATGCTCGCGGTCGCGCTCGTGCTCGCCCTCGGAGGGACGCCGCTCACCGCGATCGCGGTCGCGGGCGGTTTCCTGCTCGTCGCGGGGCTCGGCGTCGCGCTCGGCTATTCGGTATTCCCGAAGAAGCCGCTCGCGCATACCCGGGCGCGGCTCGAGAGCGACCTCGAACAGCTGAAGGAGCACCTCGCATGA
- a CDS encoding cellulase family glycosylhydrolase — protein sequence MRVALAGLLLCACARVPPAPAVSATHVRAATLPAVTLDAHGFVRGGKRFVPLGAHWVPAKAAMGWPLHFDPADVEADFAKMRDLGFTVTRFDLLWAWFEPRPGVYNEAAFKQLDTLVALAGKYGVYLHPSLFIGGEVGEAYWDVPWRNGRHPHKDPEMIRLEANLAAELGRRYADETAILAWDLTDEPPFWIATDVNDAEAIAWTRAIAEGIRRHDKKHPIVVGAAGQETSHGPFRADNMVKVDAVGFLSVHPFTIYDPKLFPDAMLSERSTYGAAFQIALASGAGRPAMVHEMGASTAQYAPERIANYERASLYSALAAGSIGVDLWCYTDAAPEQWSQLPYLRTPQETEWGLATWDRKDKPRGREFRKLTQVVGRMDVTGVAAADAALVVPEEWAKPHGDFSRQRLTGKEPIPYVSTEDTVGTLEKAASGNEWLMGGLLNSFVLARRAGMKADMPREYDDAWTRRPIVLLPSPLTSTSTPFLTHVHTGFYARARRYVEAGGVLYASVAADAAVPDMEPLFGARLADTNTASSVTIRIVKAFGELAPGETYSFTVPVASSRYWGSVLEAGRGEVVAVDQDGRPAIVVNKLGRGTTVLAAFPFESWLATTPSAFDAKDFRAKPQLVDRLYRAVRALGPRPRFELAPAQPEVEATPLGDRYLVLVNHGPDPRRVEVRAAAALRSVERVTTTGKEAVSLANGRFAVDLPPWDGAVFEHR from the coding sequence ATGAGAGTCGCGCTGGCGGGCCTGCTCCTCTGCGCGTGCGCGCGCGTGCCGCCCGCGCCGGCGGTCTCGGCCACGCACGTCCGCGCCGCGACGCTCCCCGCCGTCACGCTCGACGCGCACGGCTTCGTCCGCGGCGGCAAGCGCTTCGTCCCGCTCGGGGCGCACTGGGTGCCGGCGAAGGCGGCGATGGGCTGGCCGCTCCATTTCGATCCCGCCGACGTCGAGGCGGACTTCGCGAAGATGCGCGACCTCGGCTTCACCGTGACGCGCTTCGATCTCTTGTGGGCGTGGTTCGAGCCGCGGCCGGGCGTCTACAACGAAGCGGCGTTCAAGCAGCTCGACACGCTCGTCGCGCTCGCGGGAAAATACGGCGTCTACCTCCATCCGAGCTTGTTCATCGGCGGCGAGGTCGGCGAGGCGTACTGGGACGTGCCGTGGCGCAACGGGCGGCACCCGCACAAGGACCCGGAGATGATCCGGCTCGAGGCGAACCTCGCCGCGGAGCTGGGGCGGCGCTACGCCGACGAGACCGCGATCCTCGCCTGGGACCTCACCGACGAGCCTCCGTTCTGGATCGCGACCGACGTGAACGACGCGGAGGCGATCGCGTGGACGCGCGCGATCGCGGAGGGGATCCGGCGCCACGACAAGAAACATCCGATCGTGGTCGGCGCGGCGGGGCAGGAGACGAGCCACGGCCCGTTCCGCGCCGACAACATGGTCAAGGTCGACGCGGTGGGCTTCCTGAGCGTCCACCCGTTCACGATCTACGATCCGAAGCTGTTCCCGGACGCGATGCTGTCGGAGCGGAGCACGTACGGCGCCGCCTTCCAGATCGCGCTCGCGAGCGGCGCGGGGCGGCCGGCGATGGTGCACGAGATGGGCGCCTCCACTGCCCAGTACGCGCCGGAGCGGATTGCCAACTACGAGCGCGCCAGCCTCTACTCCGCCCTCGCGGCGGGGTCGATCGGCGTCGACCTCTGGTGTTATACCGACGCCGCTCCGGAGCAATGGAGCCAATTGCCTTATTTGCGGACTCCGCAGGAGACGGAGTGGGGATTGGCGACGTGGGACCGCAAGGACAAACCGCGCGGCCGCGAATTCCGGAAGCTCACCCAGGTCGTGGGGCGAATGGACGTTACGGGCGTCGCCGCCGCCGACGCGGCGCTGGTGGTGCCGGAGGAGTGGGCGAAACCGCACGGCGATTTCTCGCGCCAGAGGCTGACCGGCAAAGAGCCCATTCCTTACGTCTCGACCGAGGACACGGTCGGGACGCTCGAGAAGGCGGCGAGCGGGAACGAGTGGCTGATGGGCGGGCTCTTGAATTCGTTCGTCCTCGCGCGCCGCGCCGGCATGAAGGCGGACATGCCGCGCGAGTACGACGACGCGTGGACGCGGCGGCCGATCGTGCTCCTCCCGTCGCCGCTCACGAGCACGTCGACGCCGTTCCTCACCCACGTGCACACGGGCTTCTACGCGCGGGCGCGGAGGTACGTGGAGGCGGGCGGCGTCCTCTACGCGTCGGTCGCGGCGGACGCGGCGGTCCCCGACATGGAGCCGCTCTTCGGCGCGCGCCTCGCGGACACGAACACGGCGTCGTCGGTGACGATCAGGATCGTGAAGGCGTTCGGTGAGCTCGCGCCGGGCGAGACGTATTCGTTCACGGTGCCGGTCGCCTCGTCGCGTTACTGGGGCTCCGTCCTCGAGGCCGGACGCGGCGAGGTCGTCGCGGTCGATCAGGACGGACGGCCGGCGATCGTGGTGAACAAGCTCGGGCGCGGGACGACGGTGCTCGCCGCGTTCCCGTTCGAGAGCTGGCTCGCGACGACGCCGTCCGCGTTCGACGCGAAGGACTTCCGCGCGAAGCCGCAGCTGGTCGATCGGCTCTACCGCGCCGTCCGCGCGCTCGGTCCGCGGCCGCGCTTCGAGCTCGCGCCGGCGCAGCCCGAGGTCGAGGCGACGCCGCTCGGCGATCGCTACCTCGTGCTCGTGAACCACGGTCCGGATCCGCGACGGGTGGAGGTGCGGGCGGCCGCCGCGCTCCGGAGCGTCGAGCGCGTGACGACGACCGGTAAGGAGGCGGTTTCGCTGGCGAACGGCCGCTTCGCCGTCGACCTGCCTCCCTGGGACGGCGCCGTCTTCGAGCATCGTTGA
- a CDS encoding BON domain-containing protein: MTKTKTILLSLLSLVGGCTFSDASLLPIAKGAPHTNVASEQTLTSSNAPLTASVSPQGRGRRDERRISDRVRAAIIADPALNQMALFRVRIETEGNKVILAGIVNSQAQETALLERVKGVEGVEGVDDQIEVLPSF, encoded by the coding sequence GTGACGAAGACGAAGACGATCCTCCTCTCGCTCCTCTCGTTGGTCGGGGGCTGCACGTTCAGCGACGCGTCGCTGCTCCCGATCGCCAAGGGCGCGCCGCACACCAACGTGGCGTCGGAGCAGACGCTGACGAGCTCGAACGCGCCGCTCACCGCGTCGGTCTCGCCGCAAGGTCGCGGGCGGCGCGACGAGCGGCGGATCAGCGATCGCGTGCGCGCGGCGATCATCGCGGACCCGGCGCTGAACCAGATGGCGCTCTTTCGGGTCCGGATCGAGACGGAGGGGAACAAGGTCATCCTCGCCGGCATCGTGAACAGCCAGGCCCAGGAGACCGCGCTCCTCGAACGCGTGAAGGGCGTCGAGGGCGTCGAGGGCGTCGACGACCAGATCGAAGTTCTCCCGTCTTTCTGA
- a CDS encoding J domain-containing protein: MAEDFYGVLGVSKGAEADAIKKAYRKLARDLHPDKNPGNKEVEARFKKVNRAYETLSDQKKRALYDEFGEDALREGFDADKARAYKQWGSGGGGGGNPFAGGGFRGRAHQVNLEDLFGGGVGGADFGDLFGRSAGRSRGPMKGEDLEQELTVDFDAAVKGTTLQLRQHGATETVTVRVPPGADNGSRLRIPGQGGRSPNGGPSGDLILVIKVTPHPLFKREGDDLHIEVPIHVSEAIKGAKVKVPTFEGAVAVKVPAGTQSGGVLRVRGKGVERKGRPKGDLYVHFVVHVPTKASPELERIADEIAKLEDPNLRSKLESTAV, encoded by the coding sequence ATGGCCGAGGACTTCTACGGCGTGCTGGGCGTCTCCAAGGGCGCCGAGGCCGATGCGATCAAGAAGGCGTATCGGAAGCTCGCGCGCGATCTCCACCCCGACAAGAACCCGGGGAACAAGGAGGTCGAGGCGCGCTTCAAGAAGGTCAACCGTGCCTACGAGACGCTGAGCGACCAGAAGAAGCGCGCCCTCTACGACGAGTTCGGCGAGGACGCGCTCCGCGAGGGCTTCGACGCCGACAAGGCGCGCGCCTACAAACAGTGGGGTAGCGGCGGTGGTGGCGGCGGAAACCCGTTCGCCGGCGGCGGCTTCCGCGGGCGCGCGCATCAGGTCAACCTCGAGGACCTCTTCGGCGGCGGCGTGGGCGGCGCGGACTTCGGCGACCTCTTCGGCCGGAGCGCCGGTCGCTCGCGCGGGCCGATGAAGGGCGAGGACCTCGAGCAGGAGCTCACCGTCGACTTCGACGCGGCGGTGAAGGGCACCACGCTCCAGCTCCGGCAGCACGGCGCGACCGAGACCGTCACCGTGCGCGTCCCGCCCGGCGCCGACAACGGCAGCCGCCTCCGCATCCCGGGGCAGGGCGGCCGCTCGCCGAACGGCGGGCCGTCCGGGGACCTCATCCTCGTCATCAAGGTGACGCCTCATCCGCTCTTCAAGCGCGAGGGAGACGACCTCCACATCGAGGTGCCGATCCACGTGAGCGAGGCGATCAAGGGCGCGAAGGTGAAGGTCCCGACCTTCGAGGGCGCGGTCGCGGTGAAGGTCCCCGCCGGGACGCAGTCGGGCGGCGTCCTCCGCGTGCGCGGGAAGGGCGTCGAGCGGAAGGGGCGTCCGAAGGGCGATCTCTACGTCCACTTCGTCGTCCACGTCCCGACGAAGGCCTCGCCCGAGCTCGAACGCATCGCGGACGAGATCGCGAAGCTCGAAGATCCGAACCTCCGCTCGAAGCTCGAGTCGACCGCGGTCTGA
- a CDS encoding membrane dipeptidase produces MRARHSSWCLLLLLSACRDLPPVIARSAAPGPIVCAQPLGRERGRTIDWSFEHGLEGWQSDAGAQPACGLVMADRVKRLEPLSPAGSYWRTPIDVGQEGQCRLDTGLERRAQAIVSPTFTLAHRYLSLRVGGGGPGRSVQLELEENGFAPVIVVNGSGNVQLGAVVWDVAAYRGKTARLRVLDDGSAPDGILVDAIYDSEETPAPAPAPVWGFADTHAHPLSQHGFGTHVLVGQNEGPFDAALADCRREHGTRGLGVDGKAGAMMALFEPSTDGLPGHVTGGAARFEGWPWFATQTHQQMHVDWIRRAWRGGQRIMIALAVHNELLAREFRGAEPKDDMPAAVKQLVETRAFVGRHGDFMEIAETPADARRIVGAGKLAVVLGVEVDAIGGCRRAEDCHRSRALAGVDELYRLGARHFFPIHLADNAFGGAAVYHEGVFNLLTWWMTGHYQRVIHDDSVAFAFSLEQQALPVWGAQLLQKPNRYGGAPFDPPMGDYKSIAGGHINGVGLTDLGFEVIDELRRRGAVVDVDHMSELARMDTLEHFATTCTPVAMGHSWLRDLGYSVNESEDSTKLRSEPMKTGNELGWVRGLGGVVNPITNQGDVRSVLPGPECQGASTSWMNAYAYTVERMEGTGVGFGSDMNGLAQEPLPRFGPWACSARLRVGGGKDDARRLPARSMRETLRADADAQEAGVTYDRPITSASVHRFFGPKSDHAAYTATERAVWIGIARCKAGATAAVERDLKEERGVVGPVAAGMCGRPVTGDAIWWEAASRVAAAKPRPQEPRDLRRAYDTVKAVALQWSRMESGNVDAPLERYVIPNVRDYDYNLDGLAHYGLVPDFLQDVSNQLRVRNARVKDLRAAFQSAEAYIRMWERAEASKR; encoded by the coding sequence GTGCGAGCTCGTCATTCGTCGTGGTGTTTGCTGCTCCTCCTCTCCGCGTGTCGCGACCTGCCGCCCGTGATCGCGCGGTCGGCGGCGCCGGGGCCGATCGTGTGCGCGCAGCCGCTCGGCCGGGAGCGGGGCCGGACCATCGATTGGTCGTTCGAGCACGGGCTCGAGGGATGGCAGTCCGACGCCGGCGCGCAGCCCGCGTGTGGGCTCGTGATGGCCGATCGCGTGAAGCGTCTCGAGCCGCTCTCGCCGGCGGGCAGCTACTGGCGCACGCCGATCGACGTCGGGCAGGAGGGCCAGTGCCGCCTCGACACGGGCCTCGAGCGTCGCGCGCAGGCGATCGTTTCGCCGACGTTCACGCTCGCGCATCGCTACCTCTCGCTGCGCGTCGGCGGCGGCGGACCGGGACGCAGCGTCCAGCTCGAGCTGGAGGAGAACGGCTTCGCCCCCGTCATCGTCGTGAACGGCAGCGGCAACGTTCAACTCGGCGCCGTCGTCTGGGACGTCGCCGCGTACCGCGGCAAGACCGCGCGGCTCCGCGTGCTCGACGACGGGAGCGCGCCCGACGGTATCCTCGTCGACGCGATCTACGACTCGGAGGAGACGCCGGCGCCCGCGCCCGCGCCGGTGTGGGGATTCGCGGACACGCACGCGCATCCGCTCAGCCAGCATGGATTCGGAACGCACGTCCTCGTCGGGCAGAACGAAGGACCGTTCGACGCTGCGCTCGCGGACTGTCGCCGCGAGCATGGCACGCGCGGCCTCGGCGTCGACGGGAAGGCGGGCGCGATGATGGCGCTGTTCGAGCCTTCGACGGACGGCTTGCCCGGCCATGTCACGGGTGGTGCGGCGCGCTTCGAGGGCTGGCCCTGGTTCGCGACGCAGACGCATCAGCAGATGCACGTCGACTGGATCCGACGCGCCTGGCGCGGTGGGCAGCGCATCATGATCGCGCTCGCGGTTCACAACGAGCTGCTCGCGCGCGAGTTCCGTGGAGCGGAGCCGAAGGACGACATGCCGGCGGCGGTGAAGCAGCTCGTCGAGACGCGCGCCTTCGTGGGCCGACACGGCGACTTCATGGAGATCGCCGAGACGCCCGCGGACGCGCGCCGGATCGTAGGTGCGGGAAAGCTCGCGGTGGTCCTCGGCGTCGAGGTCGACGCGATCGGCGGGTGCCGTCGTGCGGAGGACTGTCATCGTTCCCGCGCGCTCGCCGGCGTCGACGAGCTGTATCGGCTCGGGGCGCGGCACTTCTTCCCGATCCACCTCGCCGACAATGCGTTTGGCGGTGCGGCCGTCTATCACGAGGGAGTCTTCAACCTGCTGACCTGGTGGATGACGGGCCACTATCAGCGCGTCATCCACGACGACTCGGTCGCTTTTGCCTTTTCGCTCGAGCAGCAGGCGCTTCCGGTCTGGGGCGCGCAGCTCCTGCAAAAGCCCAATCGCTACGGCGGCGCGCCGTTCGACCCGCCGATGGGCGACTACAAAAGCATCGCCGGCGGGCACATCAACGGAGTGGGCCTGACCGACTTGGGATTCGAGGTGATCGACGAGCTGCGGCGGCGAGGGGCGGTCGTCGACGTCGATCACATGAGCGAGCTCGCGCGGATGGATACGCTCGAGCACTTCGCGACGACGTGCACGCCGGTGGCGATGGGCCACTCGTGGCTGCGCGATCTCGGGTATTCGGTCAACGAGTCCGAGGATTCGACCAAGCTGCGGAGCGAGCCGATGAAGACCGGCAACGAGCTCGGTTGGGTGCGGGGGCTCGGCGGAGTCGTCAATCCGATTACCAATCAGGGCGACGTCCGGAGCGTGCTGCCCGGCCCCGAGTGTCAGGGGGCCTCGACCTCGTGGATGAACGCGTATGCGTATACCGTCGAGAGGATGGAGGGGACCGGCGTCGGGTTCGGCAGCGACATGAACGGCCTCGCGCAGGAACCGCTCCCACGTTTCGGTCCGTGGGCGTGCTCGGCGCGGCTCCGCGTCGGCGGCGGGAAAGACGACGCGCGGCGGCTCCCGGCGCGATCGATGCGCGAGACGCTGCGCGCGGACGCGGACGCGCAGGAGGCGGGGGTGACCTACGACCGGCCGATCACCTCCGCGAGCGTGCACCGCTTCTTCGGTCCCAAGAGCGACCACGCGGCCTACACGGCGACCGAGCGCGCGGTATGGATCGGGATCGCGCGCTGCAAGGCGGGCGCGACGGCGGCGGTCGAGCGAGACCTGAAGGAGGAACGTGGTGTCGTCGGTCCCGTCGCGGCGGGGATGTGCGGCCGTCCGGTCACCGGCGACGCGATCTGGTGGGAAGCGGCCTCGCGCGTCGCCGCCGCCAAGCCGCGGCCGCAGGAGCCGCGCGATCTACGGCGCGCGTACGACACCGTGAAGGCGGTCGCGCTGCAGTGGTCTCGGATGGAGAGCGGCAACGTCGACGCGCCGCTCGAGCGCTACGTCATCCCGAACGTCCGCGACTACGACTACAACCTCGACGGGCTCGCGCACTACGGCCTCGTTCCGGACTTCCTGCAGGACGTCTCGAACCAGCTGCGGGTACGCAACGCGCGCGTGAAGGACCTCCGCGCCGCCTTTCAATCGGCGGAGGCGTACATCCGGATGTGGGAGCGCGCCGAGGCGTCGAAACGGTAA
- a CDS encoding metallophosphoesterase produces the protein MAARSLLALLFTGLLVACGSEGGRVGDEHGEDDATSRAKTGSDGDGVSDAEEAAAVRERPWEILSNKNETLLSNVFYAEPSENEQIMPWTVDGRTQIDRLIYPTLGNPNLYVKSDASDELVVVLRLEPDAYAHLAPNVLADGAVTLKDDAEDALAFFLVARAARAAAEAKTAQEAKAGVFRIKPARIVQSPEPSDMPVALKKRHTLRAIFDRAAMADVPADLYDTRFEVRKGGALFANVYEYQYNAVRVFDDVKEEYTALNVTDTQVSVSAEYKTLTAEKLEDFVDGVNAETSPDVKNAAFITFNGDLHNGGSPGSIFQRNVATTYMREASRVLGALKRLRLPIFLTAGNHDGYAAIGHVPAAVAAIDARAGSSLEEVIDDQNAIAWPGYSFSDYSAFLARTAATPGGLPKDIVAGSFERLPGDSFGAGWTSVPRADRNMVLYDGFYQWQKTYGPLTSSWTFGKNRYVSMNSYELRQHRRTGWGMYTVNYGGGMSKVQLEWLDRELVRGKAAGEDVVLLMHHDPRGGHKGEDHGYYMPVVDYRGIGQSTLNYLLSEQLTPLVCKKPELSMSVDERDSCRHDGLQEWMAPDGELDKDGAGYFMSGVELLRRISASAQVRTLVLGHVHFNSLEVLVEDDPLVPNRLSLEGSADGGARELAVLRFGAGSDLSDQKYEGKPLFGYAVLHVTKETDTPRINAATYFAHGAAPASFAKVLSVDIDRTKSLRPKDAANPLDKVFDW, from the coding sequence ATGGCAGCTCGCTCGCTCCTCGCTCTCCTCTTCACGGGGCTCCTCGTCGCGTGCGGGTCCGAAGGCGGGAGGGTGGGCGACGAGCACGGAGAGGACGACGCGACCTCCCGCGCGAAGACGGGCTCGGACGGCGACGGCGTCTCGGACGCGGAGGAGGCCGCGGCGGTGCGGGAGCGGCCGTGGGAGATCCTCTCGAACAAGAACGAGACGCTGCTCTCGAACGTGTTCTACGCCGAGCCGAGCGAGAACGAGCAGATCATGCCGTGGACGGTCGACGGCCGCACCCAGATCGATCGCCTGATCTACCCGACGCTCGGCAACCCGAACCTCTACGTGAAGAGCGACGCGAGCGACGAGCTCGTCGTCGTGCTCCGCCTCGAGCCCGACGCGTACGCGCACCTCGCGCCGAACGTCCTAGCCGACGGCGCGGTGACGTTGAAGGACGACGCCGAGGACGCGCTCGCCTTCTTCCTCGTCGCGCGCGCGGCGCGGGCGGCGGCGGAGGCGAAGACGGCGCAGGAGGCGAAGGCGGGCGTCTTCCGGATCAAGCCGGCGCGCATCGTCCAGAGCCCGGAGCCGAGCGACATGCCCGTCGCGCTCAAGAAGCGCCACACGCTCCGCGCGATCTTCGACCGCGCCGCGATGGCGGACGTCCCGGCCGATCTCTACGACACGCGCTTCGAGGTCCGGAAGGGCGGCGCGCTCTTCGCGAACGTCTACGAGTACCAGTACAACGCGGTGCGCGTGTTCGACGACGTCAAAGAGGAATACACCGCGCTCAACGTGACCGATACCCAAGTATCGGTCAGCGCCGAATACAAGACGCTCACCGCCGAGAAGCTGGAGGACTTCGTCGACGGCGTGAACGCGGAGACCAGCCCCGACGTGAAGAACGCCGCCTTCATCACGTTCAACGGCGACCTCCACAACGGAGGCTCGCCCGGCTCGATCTTCCAGCGCAACGTCGCGACGACGTACATGCGTGAAGCCTCCCGCGTCCTCGGCGCGCTCAAGCGACTTCGATTGCCGATCTTCCTCACCGCCGGCAACCACGACGGGTACGCCGCGATCGGCCACGTCCCCGCCGCCGTCGCCGCGATCGACGCGCGGGCGGGCTCGTCGCTCGAGGAGGTCATCGACGATCAGAACGCGATCGCCTGGCCCGGTTATTCGTTCAGCGACTATTCGGCATTCCTCGCCCGCACCGCGGCGACGCCCGGCGGCCTCCCCAAGGACATCGTCGCCGGCTCGTTCGAGCGGCTCCCGGGCGACTCGTTCGGCGCGGGGTGGACGAGCGTGCCGCGCGCCGATCGCAACATGGTCCTCTACGACGGCTTCTACCAGTGGCAGAAGACGTACGGCCCGCTCACGTCGTCGTGGACGTTCGGCAAGAACCGCTACGTGTCGATGAACTCCTACGAGCTCCGCCAGCACCGCCGCACGGGCTGGGGCATGTACACAGTCAATTACGGCGGCGGCATGTCGAAGGTGCAGCTCGAGTGGCTCGATCGCGAGCTCGTGCGCGGCAAGGCGGCGGGGGAGGACGTCGTGCTCCTCATGCACCACGACCCGCGCGGCGGGCACAAGGGCGAGGACCACGGCTACTACATGCCGGTCGTCGACTACCGCGGCATCGGCCAGAGCACGCTGAACTACCTCCTCTCGGAGCAGCTCACGCCCCTCGTCTGCAAGAAGCCGGAGCTCTCGATGTCGGTCGACGAGCGTGACAGCTGCCGCCACGACGGCCTCCAGGAGTGGATGGCGCCGGACGGCGAGCTCGACAAAGACGGCGCCGGCTACTTCATGTCCGGCGTCGAGCTGCTCCGCCGCATTTCCGCGAGCGCGCAGGTCCGCACGCTCGTCCTCGGCCACGTGCACTTCAACAGCCTCGAGGTGCTCGTCGAGGACGATCCGCTCGTCCCGAACCGGCTCTCGCTCGAGGGGAGCGCGGACGGAGGGGCGCGCGAGCTCGCGGTGCTCCGCTTCGGCGCCGGCTCCGACCTCTCCGATCAGAAGTACGAGGGGAAGCCGCTCTTCGGCTACGCGGTGCTGCACGTGACGAAGGAGACGGACACGCCGCGCATCAACGCCGCGACGTACTTCGCGCACGGCGCCGCGCCGGCGTCCTTCGCGAAGGTGCTCTCGGTCGACATCGATCGCACGAAGAGCCTGCGCCCGAAGGACGCCGCGAATCCGCTCGACAAGGTCTTCGATTGGTAG